From Streptomyces durmitorensis, a single genomic window includes:
- a CDS encoding GNAT family N-acetyltransferase, with translation MGVAESALTVELCTDEGEFGDLAAAWARLHRRCGTATPFQSHAWLHSWWLSYGTRGRLRVVLVRRHGELVAAAPLMRAYVPLPALVPLGGAISDFTDVLLDDAFADEAADALAGGLSELARSALIDFREVRSGAAVERIYERWRGPRLRLVDSLCLELPAASMEELLGRLPAPRAQRARAKIRKMDALGVERRIVRHDEVDDSVRTLLRLHQLQWQGRKVTSEHLQPRFSEHLIRSVGLMVRAGDAVVTEFRLDDAVVAADLTLLSPHLVGGYLYGAHPQLRERKVDVATMLLNACTEHAEGDRSRVLSLLRGNEPYKHHWRPEEATNHRLLLARRRTAPVLRAAAWDAAARSRGKEYLRARRERQERS, from the coding sequence ATGGGGGTGGCCGAAAGCGCCCTGACCGTCGAACTCTGCACGGACGAGGGCGAGTTCGGAGACCTCGCGGCGGCCTGGGCCCGGCTGCACCGCAGGTGCGGGACGGCGACGCCGTTCCAGAGCCACGCCTGGCTGCACTCGTGGTGGCTCTCCTACGGCACGCGCGGGCGGCTGCGCGTCGTCCTCGTGCGCAGGCACGGCGAGCTCGTCGCGGCGGCGCCGCTGATGCGCGCGTACGTCCCGCTCCCGGCGCTCGTGCCGCTGGGCGGCGCGATCTCCGACTTCACCGACGTGCTCCTCGACGACGCGTTCGCGGACGAAGCCGCGGACGCGCTGGCAGGCGGTCTGTCGGAGCTGGCCCGCAGCGCGCTGATCGACTTCCGCGAGGTCCGGTCGGGAGCCGCCGTGGAGCGCATCTACGAACGCTGGCGCGGGCCCCGGCTCCGCCTCGTGGACTCGCTCTGCCTGGAGCTGCCCGCGGCGTCGATGGAGGAACTGCTCGGGCGGCTGCCCGCGCCGCGGGCCCAGCGGGCGCGCGCCAAGATCCGGAAGATGGACGCGCTGGGCGTCGAGCGGCGGATCGTACGCCACGACGAGGTGGACGACTCGGTGCGCACGCTCCTGCGCCTGCACCAACTCCAGTGGCAGGGACGGAAGGTGACGTCCGAACACCTCCAGCCGCGGTTCTCCGAGCACCTGATCAGGTCGGTGGGGCTCATGGTCAGGGCGGGCGACGCGGTGGTCACCGAGTTCCGGCTCGACGACGCCGTGGTGGCCGCCGATCTGACCCTGCTCTCGCCCCACCTGGTCGGCGGCTATCTCTACGGAGCCCATCCACAGCTGCGGGAGCGCAAGGTGGACGTGGCGACGATGCTCCTGAACGCCTGCACGGAGCACGCCGAGGGCGACCGGAGCCGGGTCCTGAGCCTCCTGCGCGGCAACGAACCGTACAAGCACCACTGGCGCCCCGAGGAGGCCACCAACCACCGGCTGCTCCTCGCCCGCAGGCGCACCGCCCCCGTGCTGCGGGCCGCCGCATGGGACGCGGCGGCCCGCAGCCGGGGCAAGGAGTACCTGCGGGCGCGCAGGGAACGCCAGGAGCGGTCCTGA
- a CDS encoding lipopolysaccharide biosynthesis protein — protein MTDTLSRRHRPAGHPAPMLARVKRLPAWWLLPAGAVLGALAGGAYGVVKTPQYTATSYVIAVPEKGSDPTAALGFATAYGRVATQVAVLGDAQVESGVSPQTLRDSVQAATSPDAPMISISATAAKPGKARDIANAVSRSLTNNANHTKDSTQVRLLQLSRAVKPAAPASASAPMTALVGGCAGGLLGGLALLVRPRRGDDAVPASVPGPAQSADLNRER, from the coding sequence ATGACCGATACCCTCAGCAGGCGGCACCGCCCGGCCGGTCACCCGGCCCCGATGCTGGCCCGCGTGAAGCGACTTCCCGCGTGGTGGCTCCTGCCGGCGGGCGCCGTGCTCGGCGCCCTGGCCGGCGGGGCCTACGGCGTGGTGAAGACCCCCCAGTACACCGCGACGAGCTACGTCATCGCCGTCCCGGAGAAGGGCTCCGACCCCACGGCCGCCCTCGGCTTCGCCACGGCGTACGGCCGGGTCGCCACGCAGGTCGCGGTGCTCGGCGACGCCCAGGTGGAGTCGGGCGTCTCGCCGCAGACACTGCGCGACAGCGTGCAGGCGGCCACATCCCCCGACGCCCCGATGATCTCCATCTCGGCGACCGCGGCCAAGCCCGGCAAGGCCCGTGACATCGCCAACGCGGTGTCACGCTCCCTGACCAACAACGCCAACCACACGAAGGACAGCACGCAGGTGCGCCTCCTGCAGCTCTCGCGCGCGGTCAAGCCCGCGGCCCCCGCGTCGGCATCGGCGCCCATGACCGCCCTGGTCGGCGGCTGCGCGGGAGGCCTGCTCGGCGGGCTCGCCCTCCTCGTGCGCCCCCGGCGCGGCGATGACGCGGTCCCGGCCTCGGTGCCGGGCCCGGCGCAGTCCGCCGATCTCAACCGGGAGAGGTGA